A single genomic interval of Zingiber officinale cultivar Zhangliang chromosome 4A, Zo_v1.1, whole genome shotgun sequence harbors:
- the LOC121970462 gene encoding cysteine-rich receptor-like protein kinase 25 isoform X1 has protein sequence MACSGQLNYFARFFLLSLFLVLRLPISLPAYLGNYCPTDSNFTSVGAYQSNLDLLLPSLASEAIATGYHNATTGRTPDQPHGLALCRGDASSAVCRTCLNTSVHDVRQRCPLGKSSTIWYDDCLLRYSDRSFFSEVDASFPLYQYNGYNASDPAAFHRVLTDLVGVLVEEASGNASSLFAAGWASVPVANASDVYGLVQCTRDLSTDDCGRCLRDAVANLSSCCYGQLGMKIYGQSCYFRYENYPFFELSSGSAVLLSPPPAASPPSAPPSTSTETGTNRGNKSNSWKIIVIVSTSALFFLLVCSLLWWKCNARLRDHWNRHPTPQTESTENLFREWKPNLSGLNGNEVLQERDGSRPTSFDFATVAAATNNFSDSNKLGKGGFGYVYQGSLPGGQEVAVKRLSTNSHQGLQEFKTEVMVIAKLQHRNLVRLLGYCIQGEEKILIYEYMPNKSLEAILFDPEKKALLDWATRFDIIGGIIRGLIYLHRDSVSRITHRDLKPNNILLDKDMNPKISDFGFARIFMDEQNQGNTRKPAGTLGYMSPEYTIKGLFSDKSDVYSFGIIVLELVTGKRSNSFHELEDTPTLAGYAWSVWREGKADDLVDASIRGTPSCSMNQVLRCIHIALLCVQDRAVDRPDMPAVDRMMANDCDIAQTPKKPTFTLEPPAQPETRNEMTVTSLQGR, from the exons ATGGCTTGCTCCGGCCAATTGAATTATTTTGCCCGCTTCTTCCTCCTATCCCTTTTCCTTGTGCTCCGTCTTCCCATATCCCTGCCCGCCTACCTGGGCAACTACTGCCCGACAGACTCCAACTTCACCTCCGTCGGCGCCTACCAGTCCAATCTCGACCTCCTCCTCCCCTCCCTCGCCTCCGAGGCCATCGCTACTGGCTACCACAACGCCACCACTGGCCGGACACCAGACCAACCCCACGGCCTCGCCCTCTGCCGCGGTGACGCCTCTTCGGCCGTCTGTCGAACCTGCCTCAACACCTCGGTCCATGACGTCCGCCAGCGGTGCCCGCTCGGCAAGAGCTCCACCATCTGGTACGACGACTGCCTGCTCCGCTACTCCGACCGAAGCTTCTTCTCCGAAGTCGACGCCTCCTTCCCCCTGTACCAGTACAACGGCTACAACGCGTCGGACCCCGCCGCGTTCCACCGCGTCCTGACCGATCTCGTGGGGGTTCTCGTCGAAGAAGCATCCGGAAACGCGTCGAGCTTGTTCGCAGCTGGGTGGGCGAGTGTCCCCGTTGCTAACGCGAGCGACGTGTACGGGCTGGTGCAGTGCACGAGAGACCTGTCGACCGACGACTGCGGCCGCTGTCTCCGCGACGCCGTGGCGAACCTCTCCAGCTGTTGCTACGGCCAGCTGGGCATGAAGATTTACGGCCAGAGTTGCTACTTCCGCTACGAGAACTATCCTTTCTTCGAACTCTCGAGCGGCAGTGCGGTGCTTTTGTCTCCGCCGCCAGCCGCTTCGCCGCCATCCGCTCCGCCGTCTACATCCACCGAGACAGGAACAAACAGAG GGAACAAGAGCAACTCATGGAAAATAATCGTTATAGTTTCCACTTCAGCACTATTTTTCCTCCTCGTTTGTTCCTTGCTGTGGTGGAAGTGCAATGCCAGACTAAGAG ATCACTGGAATAGGCACCCGACACCACAAACTGAGAGCACTGAGAATCTGTTCAGAGAATGGAAGCCGAATTTATCAGGGCTGAATGGCAATGAGGTGCTCCAAGAGAGAGATGGATCAAGACCAACTTCGTTTGATTTTGCTACCGTAGCAGCAGCCACCAATAACTTCAGCGATTCCAACAAGCTCGGAAAAGGAGGTTTCGGCTATGTTTACCAG GGTTCTTTACCTGGAGGACAAGAAGTAGCCGTGAAGAGGCTCTCGACAAACTCTCACCAAGGCTTACAGGAGTTCAAGACCGAGGTCATGGTGATCGCCAAATTGCAGCACAGGAACTTGGTCAGGTTGCTTGGCTACTGCATTCAGGGCGAAGAAAAGATACTGATCTACGAGTATATGCCCAACAAGAGTTTGGAGGCAATCCTCTTCG ATCCTGAAAAGAAAGCACTACTAGATTGGGCTACCAGGTTCGACATTATAGGAGGGATCATTCGTGGACTCATTTATCTACATAGGGACTCTGTTTCGAGGATCACACATCGCGATCTAAAACCCAATAATATTTTGTTGGACAAGGACATGAATCCCAAAATATCCGACTTTGGATTTGCGAGGATTTTCATGGACGAGCAGAATCAGGGCAACACAAGGAAGCCTGCCGGAACCCT TGGTTACATGTCGCCTGAGTACACGATCAAAGGTCTGTTTTCCGATAAATCTGATGTATACAGCTTTGGGATTATCGTGCTGGAATTGGTGACCGGCAAGAGGAGCAATAGCTTTCATGAACTGGAGGATACTCCTACCCTAGCAGGATAT GCATGGAGTGTGTGGAGAGAAGGGAAAGCAGACGATCTTGTTGATGCATCGATACGAGGAACTCCGTCCTGCTCGATGAATCAAGTGCTGAGATGCATTCACATAGCGCTCCTGTGCGTCCAGGATCGTGCCGTCGATCGGCCGGACATGCCCGCCGTCGACCGCATGATGGCGAACGACTGCGACATCGCACAGACGCCTAAGAAACCAACGTTCACGTTGGAGCCTCCCGCTCAGCCTGAAACCAGAAATGAAATGACAGTGACGAGCCTTCAAGGTCGGTAG
- the LOC121970462 gene encoding cysteine-rich receptor-like protein kinase 25 isoform X2, whose translation MACSGQLNYFARFFLLSLFLVLRLPISLPAYLGNYCPTDSNFTSVGAYQSNLDLLLPSLASEAIATGYHNATTGRTPDQPHGLALCRGDASSAVCRTCLNTSVHDVRQRCPLGKSSTIWYDDCLLRYSDRSFFSEVDASFPLYQYNGYNASDPAAFHRVLTDLVGVLVEEASGNASSLFAAGWASVPVANASDVYGLVQCTRDLSTDDCGRCLRDAVANLSSCCYGQLGMKIYGQSCYFRYENYPFFELSSGSAVLLSPPPAASPPSAPPSTSTETGTNREFFFREQEQLMENNRYSFHFSTIFPPRLFLAVVEVQCQTKRHPTPQTESTENLFREWKPNLSGLNGNEVLQERDGSRPTSFDFATVAAATNNFSDSNKLGKGGFGYVYQGSLPGGQEVAVKRLSTNSHQGLQEFKTEVMVIAKLQHRNLVRLLGYCIQGEEKILIYEYMPNKSLEAILFDPEKKALLDWATRFDIIGGIIRGLIYLHRDSVSRITHRDLKPNNILLDKDMNPKISDFGFARIFMDEQNQGNTRKPAGTLGYMSPEYTIKGLFSDKSDVYSFGIIVLELVTGKRSNSFHELEDTPTLAGYAWSVWREGKADDLVDASIRGTPSCSMNQVLRCIHIALLCVQDRAVDRPDMPAVDRMMANDCDIAQTPKKPTFTLEPPAQPETRNEMTVTSLQGR comes from the exons ATGGCTTGCTCCGGCCAATTGAATTATTTTGCCCGCTTCTTCCTCCTATCCCTTTTCCTTGTGCTCCGTCTTCCCATATCCCTGCCCGCCTACCTGGGCAACTACTGCCCGACAGACTCCAACTTCACCTCCGTCGGCGCCTACCAGTCCAATCTCGACCTCCTCCTCCCCTCCCTCGCCTCCGAGGCCATCGCTACTGGCTACCACAACGCCACCACTGGCCGGACACCAGACCAACCCCACGGCCTCGCCCTCTGCCGCGGTGACGCCTCTTCGGCCGTCTGTCGAACCTGCCTCAACACCTCGGTCCATGACGTCCGCCAGCGGTGCCCGCTCGGCAAGAGCTCCACCATCTGGTACGACGACTGCCTGCTCCGCTACTCCGACCGAAGCTTCTTCTCCGAAGTCGACGCCTCCTTCCCCCTGTACCAGTACAACGGCTACAACGCGTCGGACCCCGCCGCGTTCCACCGCGTCCTGACCGATCTCGTGGGGGTTCTCGTCGAAGAAGCATCCGGAAACGCGTCGAGCTTGTTCGCAGCTGGGTGGGCGAGTGTCCCCGTTGCTAACGCGAGCGACGTGTACGGGCTGGTGCAGTGCACGAGAGACCTGTCGACCGACGACTGCGGCCGCTGTCTCCGCGACGCCGTGGCGAACCTCTCCAGCTGTTGCTACGGCCAGCTGGGCATGAAGATTTACGGCCAGAGTTGCTACTTCCGCTACGAGAACTATCCTTTCTTCGAACTCTCGAGCGGCAGTGCGGTGCTTTTGTCTCCGCCGCCAGCCGCTTCGCCGCCATCCGCTCCGCCGTCTACATCCACCGAGACAGGAACAAACAGAG AATTCTTTTTCAGGGAACAAGAGCAACTCATGGAAAATAATCGTTATAGTTTCCACTTCAGCACTATTTTTCCTCCTCGTTTGTTCCTTGCTGTGGTGGAAGTGCAATGCCAGACTAAGAG GCACCCGACACCACAAACTGAGAGCACTGAGAATCTGTTCAGAGAATGGAAGCCGAATTTATCAGGGCTGAATGGCAATGAGGTGCTCCAAGAGAGAGATGGATCAAGACCAACTTCGTTTGATTTTGCTACCGTAGCAGCAGCCACCAATAACTTCAGCGATTCCAACAAGCTCGGAAAAGGAGGTTTCGGCTATGTTTACCAG GGTTCTTTACCTGGAGGACAAGAAGTAGCCGTGAAGAGGCTCTCGACAAACTCTCACCAAGGCTTACAGGAGTTCAAGACCGAGGTCATGGTGATCGCCAAATTGCAGCACAGGAACTTGGTCAGGTTGCTTGGCTACTGCATTCAGGGCGAAGAAAAGATACTGATCTACGAGTATATGCCCAACAAGAGTTTGGAGGCAATCCTCTTCG ATCCTGAAAAGAAAGCACTACTAGATTGGGCTACCAGGTTCGACATTATAGGAGGGATCATTCGTGGACTCATTTATCTACATAGGGACTCTGTTTCGAGGATCACACATCGCGATCTAAAACCCAATAATATTTTGTTGGACAAGGACATGAATCCCAAAATATCCGACTTTGGATTTGCGAGGATTTTCATGGACGAGCAGAATCAGGGCAACACAAGGAAGCCTGCCGGAACCCT TGGTTACATGTCGCCTGAGTACACGATCAAAGGTCTGTTTTCCGATAAATCTGATGTATACAGCTTTGGGATTATCGTGCTGGAATTGGTGACCGGCAAGAGGAGCAATAGCTTTCATGAACTGGAGGATACTCCTACCCTAGCAGGATAT GCATGGAGTGTGTGGAGAGAAGGGAAAGCAGACGATCTTGTTGATGCATCGATACGAGGAACTCCGTCCTGCTCGATGAATCAAGTGCTGAGATGCATTCACATAGCGCTCCTGTGCGTCCAGGATCGTGCCGTCGATCGGCCGGACATGCCCGCCGTCGACCGCATGATGGCGAACGACTGCGACATCGCACAGACGCCTAAGAAACCAACGTTCACGTTGGAGCCTCCCGCTCAGCCTGAAACCAGAAATGAAATGACAGTGACGAGCCTTCAAGGTCGGTAG